A single genomic interval of Xyrauchen texanus isolate HMW12.3.18 chromosome 8, RBS_HiC_50CHRs, whole genome shotgun sequence harbors:
- the LOC127647421 gene encoding gastrula zinc finger protein XlCGF52.1-like — MFIKEESEDMGYREACRIKTEHTDERTDLMEIKKENQESIEVKEESQELSEVKEEHQNPHSITEEKSFSSSQTKTQAKNPCTSPQCEKRFTQNENLKVHLRCLSGEKPFTCPQCGKTFIRKRGFKDHIRSHTGEKPFNCHQCGKSFIQKESLKRHIRIHTGEKPFTCRHCGKSFIRKSTLKEHIRCHNGEKPFTCHQCGKSFKQNENLRVHLRRHTGEKPFTCPQCGKTFIRKRGFKDHIRCHTGEKPFTCHQCGKSFTKKGGLNNHIRYHTGEKPHTCHQCGKSFFNSGHFHVHMKSHTGEKPYICSQCMKSFTRKENLDIHMRIHTGEKPYTCHQCGKSFYRSYALKRHERVHTGEKPYHCTSCGKYFKQSRSLSNHRKVHCHKQSVDNCMSLECNSEKVK, encoded by the coding sequence acttgatggaaattaaaaaagaaaatcaagaaTCGAttgaagtgaaagaggaaagtcaagaactgagTGAAGTGAAGGAGGAACATCAGAATCCTCATTCCATAACTGAAGAAAAATCTTTTAGTAGCTCACAAACCAAAACTCAAGCCAAAAATCCTTGCACATCCCCTCAGTGTGAAAAACGTTTCACACAGAATGAAAATCTTAAGGTACACTTAAGATGTCTCTccggagagaaacctttcacgtGCCCTCAATGTGGAAAGACATTCATACGGAAAAGAGGTTTTAAGGATCACATAAGAAGTCACACTGGTGAGAAGCCTTTCAattgccatcagtgtggaaagagtttcatacagaaagaaagtcttaagagacacataagaattcacacgggagagaaacctttcacttgtcgtcattgtggaaagagtttcatacgGAAAAGTACTCTTAAGGAGCACATAAGATGTCATAATGGAGAAAAACCTTTCacttgccatcagtgtggaaagagcttCAAACAGAATGAAAATCTTAGGGTACACTTAAGACGTCACACCGGAGAGAAACCATTTACGTGCCCTCAATGTGGAAAGACTTTCATACGGAAAAGAGGTTTTAAGGATCACATAAGAtgtcacactggagaaaagcctttcactTGCcaccagtgtggaaagagtttcacaaaaaAGGGAGGCCTTAATAATCACATTAGAtatcacactggagagaagcctcacacttgccatcagtgtggaaaaagtttcttTAATAGTGGACATTTTCATGTGCACATGAAaagtcacactggagagaagccttacatatGCTCGCAGTGCATGAAGAGTTTTACGCGTAAAGAAAACCTTGAcattcacatgagaattcacactggagagaagccttacacatgccatcaatgtggaaagagtttttatCGGTCATACGCCCTAAAACGACACGAGCgtgtgcatactggagagaaaccataccacTGTACTTCATGTGGGAAATATTTCAAACAATCAAGATCTTTAAGTAATCATAGAAAAGTACATTGCCATAAGCAATCTGTAGATAATTGCATGTCATTGGAATGCAATTCAGAGAAAGTCAAATAA
- the LOC127647504 gene encoding uncharacterized protein LOC127647504, with translation MWAYPRSGHWWDTIVPDFTPLQFMQNFRVSSESFEYNCSQVKHAIGRRNTNYRLCVPIRMRVAIAIWKLATGGEYRTISHLFGVGLSTVFICVQEFCNTVIKVLLPIHIRFPDAEKLLEMATFFNNRWRVPQCVGAIDGSHIPIIAPEDYPRDYFSHKGWHSIVLQAVVDGKGFFWDVCVGYPGSVHDARVLRQSHLWEALSDGELLGQNKVSISGCDVGHYLIGDPAYPMQNWLMKPFSDTGRLTPEQHTYNYRLSSARSVVEMSFGRLKGQWRCLLKRNDCKLELSKRIALTCCVLHNICEEHSDNFTEEHPDRTLNIEPPVQTLTERANTEGADIRAALMMHFNGGNE, from the coding sequence ATGTGGGCATACCCACGATCTGGCCACTGGTGGGACACAATTGTTCCGGATTTCACCCCTTTACAATTCATGCAGAATTTCCGTGTATCCTCAGAATCGTTTGAGTACAACTGCAGTCAGGTCAAGCATGCCATAGGGAGAAGGAACACAAACTACCGTTTGTGTGTCCCAATCCGAATGCGTGTGGCAATTGCCATCTGGAAACTGGCCACGGGTGGTGAATACAGGACAATCAGCCATCTTTTTGGGGTAGGCCtcagcactgtatttatttgtgttcaggaATTCTGCAACACAGTCATCAAGGTGCTCCTTCCCATCCACATAAGATTTCCTGATGCTGAAAAGTTGTTAGAAATGGCCACTTTCTTTAATAATCGTTGGAGAGTTCCACAGTGTGTGGGTGCAATTGATGGCAGCCACATTCCAATAATTGCACCAGAGGACTATCCACGAGACTATTTCAGTCATAAAGGCTGGCATTCTATTGTTCTGCAAGCAGTTGTGGATGGCAAAGGTTTTTTCTGGGATGTTTGTGTTGGCTATCCAGGGAGTGTGCATGACGCCCGAGTGCTACGACAGTCACATTTGTGGGAGGCCCTAAGTGACGGGGAATTACTAGGGCAAAACAAAGTGAGCATCTCTGGCTGTGATGTTGGACATTACCTGATCGGTGATCCGGCATACCCCATGCAGAATTGGCTCATGAAGCCCTTTTCCGACACTGGCAGACTGACCCCTGAACAGCACACCTACAATTACAGGCTGAGCAGTGCACGATCGGTTGTGGAGATGTCTTTTGGGAGATTAAAAGGACAATGGAGGTGCCTCCTAAAAAGAAATGACTGCAAGCTGGAGCTGAGCAAGAGGATTGCACTGACCTGCTGTGTGCTCCATAACATTTGTGAGGAACATAGTGATAATTTCACTGAAGAGCACCCAGACAGGACTCTAAACATTGAGCCTCCTGTTCAGACATTAACTGAGCGTGCGAACACAGAAGGGGCTGACATCAGAGCTGCATTAATGATGCATTTTAACGGAGGGAACGAGTGA